Part of the Deltaproteobacteria bacterium genome is shown below.
CCGCATCCATCACCTTTTTTCCGTAGGGTTCAAAAATCTCCATGGAAAGATCGTGGTGCTTCGCGTTGAAGCTCCCCCCGTGGCCGCAGCAGGAGGCGGGGACGCCCTCGCTCACCAGCTCGATGGAAGGCATCCCGGCAAGGAGCCTTCGGGGGCTGTCGTCCGCCCCGGCTCCGAAGCGCAGGTGGCAGGGCGCGTGATAGTGGACCCTTAACTGCGGCCCCTTGGTGGCCGAAAGCCGGGCGGCGATGTCGGTTTCGGAGTGGAGGAAGCGGAGGGCGTCCCGGTGGAGCCGGGCGAGCTCCAGCGCTTTGCCGTAAAGGGGATCGTCCGGGCCGATGAGGTCGGGCCAGGAAAGCACCTGGTGGCCGCAGGAGGCGCACACCGTCAACAGGGCCTTTATGTCCATGCCGGAAAAGGCCTCCACGTTCTGGCGTGCAAGAAGGCGCGCGGTCTCGTAATCCCCGGAGGCCAGGGCCGGAAGCCCGCAGCAGCCCTGGGTGCGGGGGGCCAGGATATTGTGGCCCGTAAGCCCCCCCAGGCGTGACAGGGCAAAGGAGGCGTCAGTAAATATGTGGTTGGCCCCGCATCCCACAAAAAAGCCGACGTTTTTCGCATCGGGCGAAAAAACCGCCCCCACGGGCGGCGAATCCAGAAAGGAGCGGGCGGCCAGGGCGGGTATCACGTCCCGGCCCGCAAGGACCGAGGCCGGAAAGCGGAGGAAAAGCCCGCTGGTGTCTGCTATCCTGCCTGAAACCAGGGCTGCGGCCAGCCTGCCGCCCTTTCGGAGGATTTCGCCCGCAAGGTCGCCCCTGGTGAGCGCCGCAAGCTCCAGCCTGGCCTTTAGCGAGGCCCCGCCTTCGGCGAATTTTCGCCTGCGAGCCCCGATGAACTCTCCCACAGTGTCGACCCTGGCCGCGCACACATCCGAGCATGCCCCGCACAAAAGGCACCTGTAAAGCGCATCGCCCGGCACTTCAACCGGGCTTTCGCCGTGATCCTTCGCCCAGCGCAGAAGGGCCAGCCTGCCGCGCGCCACATCGGCCTCCCGAAGCGTTGCGCCGTAAACCGGGCACACGCTCATGCACTGGCCGCAGCGCACGCATCCGGGCGAGCCCGGCGAGTCCCCGCCGTCTTTTTCGGTTTCCGTCATTTTTTTGATCATGCCTTTTTCGAGCATCACGAAATCCTTGTAATCCCATCCACAAGCGAAAGGCAAGGACCACGGCCCGGAAAACCGGCGGGCATGAAATTTCGGAAGCCTTCAATCGGTCAATTCATCCCGATCTCTTATAAAATGATGTTCTTTCTTGACAAGGCAGCCCTTTATGGAATATCAAATTTCGCTTGCAGGGCCTTCGGCCTGCTTTGACAAAAAAACTTACGGAACCATAAAACAAGTCCGGCAAACATCCGATAACGGCCAGCGCGGCCCTTTTACGGGTTTTAAGGCCGGGCCGCACAAGGAGTATTGAAATGCCTCTTCCAAAGCACCGGCACTCCCGGCAGAGACGCGACAAAAGGCGCACCCACGACAAGCTCGAAGCGCCCATGATCGTAGTGTGCCCCCAGTGCAAGGCACCCAAGCTGCCCCATCACATCTGCCCCAACTGCGGAACCTACAAGGGCAGAAGCGTGGTTGAGACAAAGGAATGATCTCCGGGCCGGACCCCGGCATGGGGTCCGGCCCTCATTCTTGCGGCGCATCCTCTTTCGTCCGGGGCTGCGCCGAAAATTTCAGGCCCCACCCGCCGCCCCACCAAGCGCGGGGACTCAGGGGGCGTCAGCGAAAACCGGCAGGTTCCGACGCCCTCGGCCACGGCCCTTTCCCGGCCCCCACTTTACCCGGCCATGGCCGCGCACCCGCCCCGTGAGGCTTAAAACCGCCGGACGGAGATAACGGCATGTCGGTCCCCCAATCCCCAGGTTTTCCGCTTACCCAAGAATCCGAAACAAGCCCCGAAGCCCCGGCCTTTCCTTGCGAACGTGGCGCGGCAAAGGCCCTTTTGCGCCCTGTCGCCGAAAGCGGGGCCGCCTGATGGAAGAAACCCCCACGGCGGTGGTGTCCGGCGGATCGCGCGGAATCGGAAGGGCCATCGTCATCCGGCTCGCATCCCAGGGATACAGGGTCTTTTTCAACCACTTCGACCCGGACGACGGATTCTGCCGCCAGACCGAGGAGGCCGCCCCCGGCTCCAGGGGCTTTAGGGTCAACGTGGCGGATTCCGCAAAGGTTGCGGAATTCTTCGACACGGTGGTAAAAGAAGCCGGACGCTGCGACGTGTGCGTGAATAACGCCGGTATCACCCGCGACGGCTTTCTGCTCCGCATGAAGGAAGCCGACTGGGACGATGTGATTGCAGTGAACCTGAAAGGCGTTTTCAACTGCCTGAAACACGTCGGCAAAATAATGATGAAGCAGAAATCCGGCTCCATCGTTAACATCGCCTCGGTGGTGGGCCTTACGGGCAACGCGGGCCAGGCCAACTACTCGGCCTCCAAGGCGGGCGTCATCGGCCTCACCAAGAGCGCGGCCAGGGAGCTTGCCGGATGGAACATAAGGGTCAACGCCGTGGCCCCCGGCTTCATCGAAACCGACATGACGGCGGTGCTTCCGGACAAGGTGAAGGACCAGTTCATCTCCCAGACCCCGGCAAAACGCATGGGGACGGCGGAGGAAGTGGCCGACGCGGTGATGTTCCTGGCAGGCGATCAGGCGTCCTTCATCACGGGCCACATTTTGAGTGTCAACGGCGGCCTTTATATGTGAATGACAACGGAGGCTTTCACCGGGCGGGAAGAAGCCGGGAAGCGCTCCGACAAAAGAGAGGAAAGTAAATGTCCATCGAGGAAAGAGTCAAAAAAATCATCGTCGAAAAACTCAAGGTGGAGCCCGACGAGGTGGTGCCCCACGCCAAGTTCATCGAAGATTTGAAGCTGGATTCCCTGCATTTGATCGAGCTCATCATGACCATGGAGGAGGAGTTCGAGATGGAGATATCCGATTCCGACGCGGAAAAAATCAAGTGCGTCCAGGACGCCGTGGATTACATAAGAAATCACGCCTAAAACCGTTCGGCCCTCCAAGCGGAATCATGCCCGAAAGGCTGTGCAAGGCCACAAGGCTTTTCCCGTATGCGGTCCGAGCCGTTGAACAATGATCACTGGGGCCTCTCGCCCCGCCCGAAAAGGAAGAAACCCGTGGACCTGGAAATCATCGGAAAGGCCGATCCCGAAATCGCAAAAGCCTTGGCTCTTGAGCTTGACCGCCAGAAATACACCCTGGAGCTCATCGCCTCGGAAAACATAGCGTCCCGCGCGGTCATGGAAGCCCAGGGAAGCGTGATGACCAACAAGTACGCCGAAGGCTACCCGGAAAAACGGTACTACGGCGGCTGCGAATACGTGGACGTGGCGGAAAAGCTCGCCATCGAACGGGCTTGCAGGCTTTTTTCGGTGGATTTCGCCAACGTGCAGCCCCATTCGGGCTCCCAGGCCAACATGGCTGTGTATTTCGCCATGCTTGAGCCCGGAGACACGGTTCTCGGAATGAACCTCGCCCACGGAGGCCACCTCACCCACGGAAGCCCGGTGTCCTTTTCTGGCCGGATATACAATTTCGCCCACTACGGGGTGAAAAAGGAAACCGGGACCATAGATTTCGACCAGTTGGAAGCCCTGGCAAAAGAGCACAGGCCCAAGCTCATCGTGGCCGGAGCCAGCGCCTACCCGCGCACCCTCAATTTTCCCGAATTTTCCCGCATCGCAAAAAGCGTGGGCGCGAAATTCATGGTGGACATGGCCCACATAGCCGGGCTCGTGGCCGCCGGGGTCCACCCTTCCCCCTTCCCCCACGCCGACGTGGTGACATCCACCACCCACAAGACCCTTCGCGGGCCTCGCGGCGGGCTCATCCTAACCCAGGATGCGGCCCTTGCCAAGAAGCTCGACAGCCAGATCTTCCCCGGAATCCAGGGCGGGCCCCTCATGCATGTCATCGCCGCCAAGGCCGTGGCCTTTGCCGAGGCGCTCACCCCCGAATTCAACCGCTACCAACAGCAGGTGGTGAAAAACGCCGCAACCCTGGCGGCCCGGCTTTCCTCCCACGGCCTTGCCCTGGTTTCGGGCGGCACGGACAACCACATGATGCTGGTTGACTTAAGAAGCATAGGCGTCACAGGGAAAACCGCCCAGGCGGCCCTTGAGCTTGCCGGAATCACCGTGAACAAGAACGCGGTGCCCTTTGACACCGAAAAGCCCACCATAACGTCGGGCATCCGGGTGGGAAGCCCTGCTGTGACCAGCAGGGGAATGAAGGAGCCCGAAATGGAGATCATCGCCGATCTCATAGTAAGGGTCCTCAAGAGCCCCGAAGACGCGGAGCTCGCGGCAACCGTGCGGGCCAGGGTGAAGGAGCTGTGCACGGCCTTTCCCATCTACCAGGGCATGTGACGGGCGGCCTTTATGGTTAAAGCGGCCCTGGGATACGGCTCCAAGATCGGGGAGCGCGAGGAGAACCTGAAAAGGGGCCTGGCCCTTCTGGAAGAGGGCGGCCTTGTCAGGGTGCTTGCGGTGTCCCCCCTTTATTTCACCAAGCCCGTGGATTACGAGGACCAGGACTGGTTCGTGAACGGCGCGGCGGTGGTTGAGACTTCTCTTTCCCCACGCGAGCTTCTGGGGCTTCTGAAATCCGTGGAAACAAGGGTGGGGCGCACTAAAGGCGGGGTGCGTTTCGGCCCAAGGGTGCTCGACATGGACATCCTTCTGTACGGGGATGAAACGGTGAGGGAGGACGACCTTGAAATCCCCCACCCGCGCATGGACAAAAGGCGTTTCGTTCTGGCCCCCCTTTGTGATATAGTGCCGGACTGGGTTCATCCCCTAAGGGGCATCACGGTTCGCGGCCTTCTGGACGCCCTTGGAGAAAACCCGGGCGACGTGGTCCCCTTGGGAAATGGTCCATCTTAGGGGCTGTTTCCAAAAAAACTTTTACAGCCGGTTGCGTCTTCATCCCTTCCGACTGTGTTGCGCTCCTTGCGGAATAGCTGGCTATTACTCAGTCGCGCGCCTTGTCGGAAGGGCGAATAAGCAACCTTACGTGTGACAAATTTTTTTCGGAAACAGCCCCTAAATGATAAGACTTCTTCTTGTCGGAGCCGCCTTCTACTTTCTGTACAAGCTCTTGAAGGAGGCGGTGAATCCGGGCCCCGGCCCATCCATTCCCCGCACCCGTAACCAGCCGGACGCCATTGACGACGTTATGGTGAAGGACCCTCAGTGCCAGGTCTATTTCCCCCTAAGGGAAGGGGTCCCGGCCACGGTGGACGGGAAGACCGAGTATTTCTGTTCAACGGAGTGCCGGGACAAGTACCTTTCCGGTCGCGGCTGATTCGGAGCTTATCCGTAACTAAGCTCTTACTTTCCCCCCCCTTGCGGCCATGCCCACCATGCCCCTGTATCGACGCCTGATTTCCAGCCGAAAGCGAGCCCCATCAGGGTTCACCCTCATGGAGGTCATGGTGGCCGTCACCATTCTGGCCATCGCCCTCTCCGCCGTTTTCAGGCTCCAGAGCCAGTCGGTGTTCATGGCCTCCAGGGTGCGCTTCGACACGGTGGCCCCGCTTCTGGCGCAGAAGGTGATGGCCCGCATCATGACGGCCAAGGCCGACCAGGTGGTTTCCGATTCCGGGGATTTCGGCGCGGATTATCCCGGTTACACCTTCAAAACCGAGGTCACCGAAACCAGCGCCCTGCTTCTGGGGGACACCTCGAAAAACCTGAAACGCCTCTCGGTGACGGTCATTTACGACAACGGTGTCTATCGCTACAAGGCGGAGGGCTTCCGGCTTGTATCCGCATCCTGACCACCCCCGCCGCCCCTCGTTCCCAAGGCCGCCAAGCCCGGCTTCCGGCTTCACCCTTGTTGAAATCCTTCTGGCCATCACCGTGTTCGGCCTGGTTTCCGGCCTCATTTTCGGCTCCTACTCCAAGACCCTGGACAACATCGAGCACACCGACCGCTCCATTCACGGCTACTCCCAGGCCAAGACCTGCCTGGAGCGCATGACCGCAGACCTTGAGGCCATACGGGTCAAGAGCCTCGCCGATTACAAGCCGCCCGAAACGAGCTTTTCCGACAACGACCCCTGGCGGGTGGAAGGCACGGAGCGGGAGGGCGGCGGGGATTTCCCAAGGCTTTCCTTCGCGTCCCTGGCCCACGTGGACTTGGGCGGAGACGGCAGGGAGGGGACGGCCTCCATCACCTATTACGTCACCAAGGAGGCGGAGGGCCGCACGGGCTGGGTGTTGCGCCGCAAGGACGCATTCATGGCCGAGCTTTTCGGGGAAGGGCCAGGGTCCGCCCCCATCCTTTGCGACAACGTGAAGGCCCTGAAATTCATCTATTACAGCGCGGAAGGCGACGAGAGCACTTCCTGGGACTCCGACTCCGACACATCCTCCTTCACCACCCCAAGGTCCGTGGGGGTGATTCTGGACATCGTGGGGCCGAACGGCGCGGACGGCGCTCCGGTGCGTTTCACCACCACCATCAACCTGCCCTCGTGGCGGGACAAGCCCCCGGAGGCATCATGAAGGCCGCCGCCCTGCGCGGGCTTATTCGCAAAAGCCAGCACGGCATGGCCCTTTTGCTGGCCCTCACGGTCATCACCATACTGATAGGGGTGACGGTGGAGGCCCACCGCAGGGTGCGCAACGTGATGACCAAAACCGCCGCGTCGGGCGAGCGCCAGCGCCTGAACTTTCTGGCAAGCTCCGGCATCCAGGTCGGAATGGCCATGCTTTTAAAGGACAAGGCCGCAGGCGAGACAGACTCGATTCAGGAAGACTGGGCAAGGCCCGAAAAACGGGACGAGCTTCTGGCCCAGCTTGGGGTGACGCCCGGAAGCCTTACGCTTGAGATCACAGATCTTTCGGGCCTCATCCAGGTCAACGCCCTGGTGGTGCAGCCGGACGGCAAGGACTTCGTGAAGGCCCAGGCCGAGCTTTGGGACCGGTTTTTAAGGCCCGTCGTCTCCCTCCAGGAAACCGCCGATCTGAACCTCACCACAGACATCATAAACTGCCTGAAAGACTGGCTGGACAAAAACGACGACGACGCCCTGACAGGCCTGAACGGGGCCGAATCGGACCACTACGAGGGCCTCGATCCCTCCTACAAGGCCCGGAACGGCCCCATGCGCGACGTTTACGAGCTACTCATGGTAAAGGGCATGACGCCGGAAATCTTTTACGGCACGGAGAAACTTCCGGGCATAGCACCCTACCTAACGGCCTTCGGCGCCCTCACCACGGGAACCGGGGACAGCAAGACCCTGGAATATCCGGGCCACATCAACATCTCCACCGCCCCCCTGCCGGTCTTAAAGGCCCTTCTGCCGGTGGAGAACGCCGATCTGGCCGAGTCCCTGATCGCCTACCGGGAAATGAAGGAGAGCGAGACCTACGTCAACGACGTGACCCAGCTCACCTGGTACAAAAACGCGCCCGGATGCGCGGACTTGGCCATCGACCAGAGCCTGGTTTCGGTGTCCTCGGACCTTTTCGAAATCACGGCCACGGGGCGCAGCGAGGCCATGATCACCAGAGTCAGCGCGGTGGTGTCCAGGGAAAAGGACGCCGAGGGCAACTATTCCTGCCGGGTCCTGGCCTGGAAGTGAGGGTCGCGGCGGGCGGCTTTCCTGTTTATCTAAGCAGGGCCACCGCATATGGAAATTTTTCGTGAAGGACTTGGAAACGCGGGTGGCGCAGGCTTTCTCGTTGCCAGGGGCCGAAGGCCAAGAGGGCTTTTTCTGGGCGCTTTGACTATTTTTTGAGCGCTGTTCTTCTTGTGCTGCGCACCCAGGCAACGAGAAAGCCTGCGCCACCCCTGTCCGAGTCTCCCCTGCATCTTTCCAAATGCGGTCGCCCTGTTTATCTAAGCGAATTGGTTGATTAAAAAAAATCAGTCTGTTATAAAGACGAGACCGCCCTTAAAAAGACCGGCCTTCAGGCAGGGCGGCTGACGGATGGCGGGAACGCTTCTATAAATCCTTCTAATATTCATCCCAAGGCTTGACGATGCCCGAAAAGCGGCTTGGTCTTGAAATCCGGAAAGACGGCGTAAGCGCCGTGGCGGTGAAGCGCGGGCTGTCGGCAAGCCACGTGGCCGCATGTGTCAACGTGGCCACCGGAAAGGATATGGGGATTTCGGACGCCCTCGCCGAAGCCCTCACCCTGGTGGCGGCGCGCACCGATCTGAACGGCGCGAGCGTAAGCGCTGGGTTTTCAGACAGCCCGGTCAATTTCAGAAACCTCGCCCTTCCCTTTTCGGAAATAAAGAAGGTCCGGCAGATTCTTGGGGTGGAGCTGGAAACCCAGGTTCCGCTCCGGGCCGAAGACATGGTGGCCGACCTTCACGTGCTGGAAAGGGACGAAGGCGTAAGGGGCATAGCCGCCTACCTCGCCTGCGAGTCGGTGGCGGAGGAGTTGAACATCCTCGAAGCCCAGGAACTGGCCGTGGATCACCTAAGCTCGGCCCCCTTTGCCGCAGCCTTGGGCCTTTTGGCCAGCGCGGACAACCTGCCGGAACAGGGAATCTTTCTCTGGGCCTCTTCGCACAGCGCGGTGATGGTGTGTTTCGCGGGCGAGCGCCCCATTTACGCAAGGCGGGTGGAGGGCCCCTTCGGCCAGGGCCTTGTAAGGCTTTCGGCCCAGGTGGAAATGACCATAAGGGCCGTGGCCGAAACCGTGGAGCAAAATTTTTCGCCGGGCCAGATATACGTCACCGGAAGCGCCCTTTCCCGCCCGGATTTTGCCCGGACCCTGGCCGACCGCACCGGGCTCACGGTCACGGCGACGGACCTTCTGGCCGAAACCGGCATAGCGGTTTCAAGCGACGAGGCTGAGGACTACGACCCCCTGGTCATGGATCCGGCCCTTGCCCTGGCCCTTTTCCCCCCCACCGACACCACGGGCTTCAACTTAAGGCAGGGGCCCTTCGCCGTCACCCACCAGTGGGAGCGCTACCGGGGGGAGCTGTCCCACGTGGGCGTCCTTGTCCTGTGCCTCTTTCTCGTAATCAGTTTCAATTTCCTGGCCCAGACAAGGCTATTGGCCATGGACGCCCGGAGGATAGCCTACGGCAACGCCGCCCTGGCGGCCTCGGTGTTGGAAGGTGAGCCGCCTGGGGAGAACCCGGTAAAGACCCTTGAAGACAAGGTGGCGGCCCTTGGAAAGAGCCTGGACCTTCCCGCAGAGGAAGGGCAGGCGGTGAGGGTAATGGACATTTTGAAGGCAGCCAGCGAGAGAATAGCCTCTGACACCGACTTCCGCCTTTCCCAGCTCACCATAAGCGGCGAGGGGGTGCAGATGTCCGGGGAGGCTGATTCCATAACATCCGTGGACACTGTCCAGTCGAGGCTGGAAAAAACGCCGCCCTTCGACAAGGTGACCATCGTGTCCACCGACATAGACAAGCGCACCGGAAGGGTGAACTTCCGCCTTCGCTGCCAGTTTCCCTCCCAGGAAACCGGGCGCAAGGAAGGCGCGACGGAGGGTGAAGCCCCATGACCCTAGCTCTGGCCAAGAGGGAAAAATACGTGCTGGCCTTCGGGGCGGCCTTCGTGTTCCTCTTCCTGTTCAACGAGGTGGGGGTGAGCCGGGCCGTCGCCTACCGGGAAAAGCTGGAGAGGCAGGTGGTTAAGGAAAGGGCGGCCAGGGAAAAGGTGGCGGAACTCGCCGCCGACTATCGAAGGCTCTCCGACAGGCAGAAGGGGGCTGCGGCCCGTCTGGCCGGGCGTCAGGCCGATTTCAGGCTCTTCGCCTTTCTGGACCTTCTGGCCGGGCAGGCCGGCTTAAAGAGCGCGGTCCAGTACATGAAGCCCGCAGTCTCGCCCATAGAGGGCAGCCCCTACAAGTCGTCCACGGTGGAGATGAAACTTTCGGGAATCTCCATGGAGCAGCTCGCCGGTTTCATCCACATGATAGAAAGCTCGCCCAACGGGGTGAGCATAAGGCGAATGTCCGTCACCGCCACCGGAAAGGAAGAACGCTTCCTGGACGCGGTGTTTCTGGCCTCAACGCTCGAAAAATAAAGGGTCAACGGGGTCAATGAAAAAAGCGGTGCTCTACAGCCTGTTCTTCCTCCTGGCCTGCGGGGTCTTCCTGTACGCCCTTTTTCCCGGAAAGGCGGTCAAGGACCTCCTGGAATCCGCCGTGGCCCGCAAGGCCCCCGGAGTTGAATTCATGGTGGAAAAGGTGAAGCCCTCCCTGCCCTTCGGCCTTCGCCTCACGGGCGTTCGGGCGGCCCGCCGGGGCGAGAAGCTGTTCGAGGCGGAAAGCGTAAGGGTGGCCCCGGCCATTTTCCGGTTCATTACCGGCGGCTGGGGTTTCACGGCGAAGTTTCCGTCCCACGGGGGAAAGATAACCCTCAAGGCCTCCGGAAAAAAGAGGCTCGCCACGGAGCCTTTTTCCGCAAAAATCCGGCTTGATGACGTGGAAGCCAAGGACATGGGGGTGCTGGAGCACATTTTCGGCTTTCCGTTTTCCGGCTCGCTTTCGGCGGATGTCTCCTTTTTCGGCCCCGCCGCCGACTGGACCAGGGGCGAGGGGGAGGCGAAACTGACCCTTTCCGCAGGAAAGCTCTTTTTCATGCCCGAAATGGTGGGTACGGGCGGTCTTGGCGTATCGGCCCTCACCGCCGAGTTTTTGATGCAGAAGGGCGAAATCGCATTCAAGCGCTTCGAGCTTTCCGGCCCGGAGGCGGGGGCCACCCTCAGCGGCAGCATCGCCATAAGAAGGCCGTTCAACGAAAGCCGCCTCAACCTGGAAGGCCGCCTCACTCCCACCCCGGCCTTTTTCCGCAGGCTGGGGAGCCGCTCGGCAGCGGCTCAGTTCCTTCGCACCAAGGAAGGCGCGGGCGGGCTTGGCTTCACCCTTTCCGGCACTGCGGCTGACAGCCAGATCGGTTTCAAGTAGTCTTCGGGGGAGAGCCTCGTGGTAAAAAGAATCCTCGTATTGCTCGACATTCTTGTGCTCACCGTAACGGCCTACACCGTGGTGAACACCTTTTACGGGTACGTGCATTCCGCAGTGCCCGACGCCCCGCCCCCAAGGGTCGCCGGAACGCCCGGAGGCGGCCCGGAGCGCGCCCTGGCAATGGGCCCCTACGACGCTTACAGCATTATCGGCATCCGCGACCTTTTCCAGACGGCCAAGCCCAAGGTCATGGCCTCGTCTTCCACTGTTGCGGCCAACCCGGACGAGCTTCCGGCTACGGCCATGAACCTGAAACTCCTGGGAACCCTCACCGCACCCAGGGGCAACAGCAGGGCCATCATCGAAGACGCCCAGGCCCAGAAGCAGGGCCTATACAAAACAGGCGACACGGTCCAGAACGCGGTCATCAAGTCCATCGAACGCAACCAGGTGGTGGTTACAATCGAGGGAAGGGATGAAATCCTTCTGCCGGAGGAAGAGCAGAAAAAGCGCATGGCCGCCAAAAAGCCCGCCGGGCCAACGGGTGCGCCCGGAATAAAGCTCTCCAGGGCCGAGGTGGAGCAGTCCATGCGCAACATCGGCCTTCTCATGACCCAGGCCCGCTGGCAGCCGTCCTTCGACGCTTCTGGAAACCCGGAGGGGATCGCCGTGAACCGCATCCGGCCCGGCTCCCTTCTTTCCAAGATGGGCATAGCCAACGGCGATGTTCTCCAGTCGGTCAACGGCAGGGACATCCGCAGCATGGATGACATCATGACGGCCTACACCCAGTTCAGGTCAGCGGAAAACGTGCAGTTCGATGTGAAGCGCGGCGACAACCGCGAAACGCTTGCTTACTCCTTCGAGTGACGAAAAGTGTATTATTCCCGTTTCGGATTGAGCGAGAACCCCTTCGGCGCAACGCCCAACCCCCGCTATCTCTACTTCAGCAGGGGCCACAGGGAGGCCATGGATCACCTGATCTACGGCATAAGGGAGCGCAAGGGATTCATCATGATCACCGGCGGCGTTGGAACCGGCAAGACCACCCTTCTGCGTTCGCTTTTAAGCGACGCGGACGACACCATGAAAACCGCCCTCATTCTGAACCCCTTCCTGGCCGAGGACGACCTTCTGCCTGCGGTGTGCGCGGAGTTCGGGATTCCCGCGCCGGAAGACGGATCAAGGCGAGCGTGGCTTTCGGCCCTGAACGATTTTCTGATCACGACCCACGCCGGGGGCCGCACTGCGGTCCTTTTGCTGGACGAGGCCCAGAACCTTTCGAGGGAGGTGCTGGAGGAGGCCCGGATACTCTCCAACCTGGAAACGGACCGGGAGAAGCTGCTCCAGATAGTGCTCACGGGCCAGGAGGAGCTGGTTCACCTTCTTGCCCGCCCCGAACTTCGGCAGTTGAACGAGCGGGTGGTGGTGCGCTACCACTTGGGCCCCCTGGACAGCG
Proteins encoded:
- the gspN gene encoding type II secretion system protein GspN, whose translation is MKKAVLYSLFFLLACGVFLYALFPGKAVKDLLESAVARKAPGVEFMVEKVKPSLPFGLRLTGVRAARRGEKLFEAESVRVAPAIFRFITGGWGFTAKFPSHGGKITLKASGKKRLATEPFSAKIRLDDVEAKDMGVLEHIFGFPFSGSLSADVSFFGPAADWTRGEGEAKLTLSAGKLFFMPEMVGTGGLGVSALTAEFLMQKGEIAFKRFELSGPEAGATLSGSIAIRRPFNESRLNLEGRLTPTPAFFRRLGSRSAAAQFLRTKEGAGGLGFTLSGTAADSQIGFK
- a CDS encoding PDZ domain-containing protein — translated: MVKRILVLLDILVLTVTAYTVVNTFYGYVHSAVPDAPPPRVAGTPGGGPERALAMGPYDAYSIIGIRDLFQTAKPKVMASSSTVAANPDELPATAMNLKLLGTLTAPRGNSRAIIEDAQAQKQGLYKTGDTVQNAVIKSIERNQVVVTIEGRDEILLPEEEQKKRMAAKKPAGPTGAPGIKLSRAEVEQSMRNIGLLMTQARWQPSFDASGNPEGIAVNRIRPGSLLSKMGIANGDVLQSVNGRDIRSMDDIMTAYTQFRSAENVQFDVKRGDNRETLAYSFE